The nucleotide sequence ATCGGCAGAAACCCGCTGGGATACACCTCGCCTACGTGTGACACAAACACAAAACCATTCCCGTCATTGACGCCACGGGGCGCCCGCCCGGATCCGCCGAACACACCCCGCCGCGCCTCGGTTCCACCCGGTTTCCCCCCACCGGTCCCAAACCCGCCTTCCATCCCTCGCATCGTCTGGCGCCTTTGCAACAAAACCCGCCGATAGGGCTGGGCCTCGGTGGTCTTGATGTCGAAGGGAGCCCGATCCGCCAGCTCCGCCAGCCAACGGTAGAGACCTTCCTGGGTGGCGTAATCTACAGCGTCCTCCTTGCGCCCCCGCCCGGTGGGCACGAGGAAAAAGACACTCCACAGGACCGCTCCGCTCTCCGCCACCAGCCCGGCCAGCTCTTCCATCTCCCCGACGTTATACCGGGACACCGTGGTGTTGACCTGCCGCTCAATCCCTAGCTCCGCCGCGATTTTTAGAATCCGCATCGTCTGGGCGAAGGAACCGGACGTGCCCCGGAACCGGTCGTGGGTTTCCGCCCGTGCCCCGTCCAGGCTCACGGCCAGCCGCATCACCCCGGCCTCCTTCAACCGCTCCAAAGCCTCCCGGGTCACCCGGGGCGTGGCGCTCGGGGTCACCGACATGCGCAGCCCCCGCTCAGCCCCGTACCGCACAAGGTCGAACACATCCGGCCGCTCAAACGGGTCTCCCCCGGTCAGCACCACCAACGGGACCTTCCACTCGGCCAACTCGTCCAGAAGCCGAAACCCCTCTTCCGTGCTCAACTCCCGGGGGTCCCGACG is from Kyrpidia tusciae DSM 2912 and encodes:
- a CDS encoding TIGR04053 family radical SAM/SPASM domain-containing protein, producing the protein MRASRGEEGEGWKVRDGVEFGTEESRIPGPAPRPFSLDYATTPFLVIWEVTRACSLHCLHCRADAQFRRDPRELSTEEGFRLLDELAEWKVPLVVLTGGDPFERPDVFDLVRYGAERGLRMSVTPSATPRVTREALERLKEAGVMRLAVSLDGARAETHDRFRGTSGSFAQTMRILKIAAELGIERQVNTTVSRYNVGEMEELAGLVAESGAVLWSVFFLVPTGRGRKEDAVDYATQEGLYRWLAELADRAPFDIKTTEAQPYRRVLLQRRQTMRGMEGGFGTGGGKPGGTEARRGVFGGSGRAPRGVNDGNGFVFVSHVGEVYPSGFLPIRVGDVHQTSLREIYRDSSVLRALRDPDGYKGKCGVCEFRRVCGGSRARAYALTGDYLESDPSCPWVPAVLRGASEAGGGV